From the Maniola jurtina chromosome Z, ilManJurt1.1, whole genome shotgun sequence genome, one window contains:
- the LOC123880470 gene encoding uncharacterized protein LOC123880470 yields the protein MVGMRRALWWHLLLVLQAALAQRAVPTACDEDVCRCDSFTRLICHCTDTVKEITLRPEGSYRVPSTATAIIIENCERVIFLTETSRKLTQLRSVQLRNISNVIISERALAWSPFPTDNEMNPGLRIEITNSTVYEISSHAIQGRVNDILISDSHILSLRPFAFSSLTGVKNIELTNNIFHNVEIQAFKKFTTSNFVLRGGIAKILPSRFLSDVEVTNFFRIEGVTIDQLSSLTFLVSLPKRVLIENNIIDTLNADSFRITSRGPVTFRNNTVTTVGKGAFLGFTVDKDTIASMGRQELLIDNNTMTTVSPTSLSYNQSTLTLRIDGLNLNERCTCEFAEVWREMLSSQGGIINCWYDLEGHFVSIPTFIDSRCGAFKQTFWIFVVVGIVLVLLIAGIVIFFIVKRENEKKKKLQIVMPDGKTYRETEFHIVVERAELLTTNL from the exons ATGGTGGGAATGCGTCGGGCGTTGTGGTGGCACCTGTTGTTGGTGCTGCAGGCGGCTCTAGCCCAGCGCGCGGTGCCCACGGCTTGCGACGAGGACGTGTGCCGCTGCGACTCTTTTACCAGGCTGATAtgccattgtacagacaccgtTAAG GAAATCACGCTAAGGCCTGAGGGATCATATCGCGTACCCTCCACGGCAACTGCTATCATAATTGAAAATTGTGAACGAGTGATATTTCTAACGGAAACATCACGTAAGCTCACTCAATTGAGATCAGTGCAATTGAGAAATATTAGCAACGTCATCATCAGCGAACGTGCTCTCGCGTGGTCGCCTTTCCCCACCGACAACGAAATGAATCCAGGATTAAGAATAGAAATTACCAATAGTACGGTGTATGAAATTTCCTCTCACGCAATTCAAGGGCGCGTTAACGATATACTTATTAGTGATAGCCATATATTAAGCCTGAGGCCCTTTGCCTTTTCTAGTCTCACAGGTGTTAAAAACATAGAACTTACCAATAATATATTCCATAACGTAGAAATACAAGCATTCAAGAAGTTCACGACTTCAAATTTCGTGCTGCGAGGCGGCATCGCTAAAATATTACCAAGCCGATTCCTATCAGATGTAGAAGTTACTAATTTTTTTCGAATAGAAGGAGTTACAATTGATCAGTTATCGAGTTTAACATTTCTTGTCAGTTTACCAAAGAGAGTATtgatagaaaataatataattgatacATTGAATGCAGACAGTTTTCGTATAACTTCGAGGGGCCCAGTCACATTCAGAAATAATACTGTTACGACAGTTGGAAAAGGTGCATTTCTTGGCTTCACAGTGGACAAGGATACAATAGCATCGATGGGTCGACAGGAGCTTTTGATAGACAATAACACAATGACCACCGTATCGCCTACCTCGCTTTCTTATAATCAGTCTACGCTAACACTTCGCATCGACGGTTTGAATCTGAACGAGAGATGCACGTGTGAATTTGCAGAGGTTTGGCGTGAAATGTTAAGCTCACAGGGAGGTATCATTAATTGCTGGTACGACCTGGAAGGGCATTTCGTATCGATTCCGACGTTTATAGACAGTCGTTGTGGTGCATTTAAGCAAACATTTTGGATTTTCGTAGTCGTGGGTATAGTGCTCGTGTTATTGATAGCGGGAattgtgatattttttattgtgaaaAGGGAGAATGAAAAAAAGAAGAAGCTACAAATTGTGATGCCTGATGGGAAGACTTACAGGGAGACTGAATTCCACATAGTTGTAGAAAGAGCAGAGCTCCTCActactaatttataa